In the genome of Rhopalosiphum padi isolate XX-2018 chromosome 1, ASM2088224v1, whole genome shotgun sequence, the window GCaatataatcacattttttttttttttactaagtatTCAGACTTACGTTAAAACGCAAaacatttaacttatttgaCCATATCCAAAACCAAgacttaaataaatagtaagtatttttaataataattatatagaaatattaaaaaattagaaaattctactctacttaatatattatttatgtatttaaaattacatcatCATAATTTAAGCGATaagaatgaataaattaataaatatataaataaatcatataataataattaataacaaccatattataaaacaattatattatctgtttagtttaaaaccaaaattagaCAGTTtctaattctaaattaaataaattattgtttgttaatcACGATTtgaaaaacgaaataaataaataatgaattttataaataatttaatttctattttaacgtgtataattattattttatcctcTTCATCCtcaaaaaaatgtgatttaatttcaaattttattataaataacaatgtaatgTTTACGAATACAACAGAATCCACTGTGTTTCTTCCAACcgatattgaatttataaaagaacCTTGGACTGAATTTGTTCATAGCGATGATACATACGATAATACAATTAGGTATAATGGTAGACTCCTTTTCACACTTGAGGCAACTGAATTGAATATAACTGATACAGAGTTGACTAATACCATTTACAAAAGTCTCCATGataataaccaaaatattataatacctgatttaataaatgtttacaagACCAGTTTTGTAACTAGAATtggaattatcaaaaaaatattttcatttgattATAGATATATTGTTAAAGCTATAGTAGATGAGACTAAATATACAGAATGTAAAAGTGttcaaatacaatatactaaGGCAAAATTGCCAGGATTAATTTGCAGTATTACTTTTATCGCTGGCGCAAGGTATAACGTTAAATGTGGCAACGTTGAATTAGAATTATTGCCAATAACCTCAAATAAGAAACTTGAATTTGATGCGAAATgcataacttaaattttttaagctTATAATTTCTAGCAAAATTAAATAGATgataatatatctttaattaaatatagtaatattatttttaatttaatttatgttattaaaaaaaataatatatatatattatattatatagaatattaattaaaataagtatggataattttaatcattgatcataatatattataatttattaataatcaaataaaaataataatatataatcaatagtatAATTCAGATATTAGATGTATGAAATACACTTTAGTGTATGCTAATAGGAACCGTGACTTTTACTCTTAGCTCAAGATTTTTCGCAAATCGAATATCTAGATTTAAGCTGATATACaaagtacaatttaatatactatttttatttaaattattaatttttgtttctatttatgtatataaatttattctatttGTATGTacaagtataggtactatagtgTACGAGAACGGTGTGCAACATAATATTTagcaatttgatttaatataatttacgttCATAAACACATCATACgtttaagttaatattagatatgtttgattactaatattaaatcaatattaacttatgttttatattgtacactccattgtacattattattattattattatttttttttttttttactaagtatctttaaacaaatagttagtataaacttttatagccaaacaaaattattaattcagattttaaatattctataattaataataataggtaaatattgtaattggtGTCATTacgttattagtatattatttagttacattttatgTTGTAAAATTTAATCTAAGTCATTAAactcataacaaaaataaaaatgttcaattgaaaaataattataatagtaactatgtagaaattatattttaattaaataatcattattgtacGACTAGAGGAAATTTCATAAACACAAATTTACAATCTCATCTCAAGATccaaattataaattctaagcACTTGGAACCTAATAGAGCGTGAGCAATATGATGCTATTCAAAGCTATATACCTATGTTTTGTTAATTTGAAGACTTGGATTCAAATATGATTTGTATAGTAGTCACATTTATatggattaaataatattattatcatgcatGAAAACTACTACGCAACCACTTTGACTTGATATAATAGTagctatgtaaaaattatattttaattaaacagtcATTATTGTACGACTAgaggaaatattataaacacaaatttacAATCTCATCTCAAGATCCAAACTATAAATTCTAAGCACTTGGAACCTAATAGAACGTGAGCAATATGATGCTATTTAAAGCTATACACGTTATGTTGATTTGAAGACTTGggttcaaatattatttgtatagcaGTCGCATTTATAtggactaaataatattattatcatgcatGAAAACTACTACGCAAAAACTTTGACTTGAtctttatagacattttaaaaagaattaaattaatactcaaGTCACAAAATGATGCAACTAcaaccaaaaaataatatacatcgactaataaaatacctatatcaaTTATGAAGGAACACCGTTCAAATTAACCGAACCGATTAGCCAatcttatataacataatatgaataaaattaaatgaatagatAAATTTCCAGTGGTGAATAATGCAAATCTGACTAGCGTCATATAACCTATTTAAGCCCACAGTGCAATGCTATAAATTCTGACCCACTAAAACTTAGAAAAAACTATACATACTATCTTtgtactaaatttttatttacatttaacataagtatacattaagtataaactataattcatatgtattattgctattttaatattatatacaaatgtaaaatcaaactttataaaatatgtgtttatttatttatttttattttttataattgtttatttatacaaatatatgtgtacattataatttataacatgcagtgctcgaattggaaaaaaatatgtagagGAGCTCAATCCAACGATTTTAAAACTGCGTTCTAAGTGCACAATTACTTAACACAGACACtgataatatgtgtatgttcataattgtactataataattgaacTCTAATAAAACTATAGTAACAGTATGTACGAACTATTCAATttgttttagaataattatttgcgATTTATCGCAACCTTACCAAAAAGCTGAATAAAAAACtcctaaaatatacttaataccaATGATTTAATGATTTGATACAATTATGCTTTAAGTATTATACACGACCGAGACCGAAGTAAAAGAATATTCAAGCAGCACAGGTAGTATATTGgcacaaacaataaataaataataataataaattatatatacttagtgGATTTATACGCAAAGTATCGTAGATCATAAACATGATTAAAGAAACAATTATAGAAAACGATTAGATAGTAAGAaataatgcaaattataatattgaaaacataaatacaattttggaaTGGATGCaatgtgaataataatgtaatattatttgttgttattttgttaataatacctatatttattgatatctaTAAACGGTTCTACAGTActtcaataaattatcattttcaaaacataatttaatacctatgtttttattaactataaattaatttatgctccgtaaataattttgaaaatgaaataaatttttaaagaaatgtacCCTAATCTCACTTTACCCTCGAGCCAATAATTAGAAGATGAGGTACATGGTTATTAGCTGCTCAATATTACTGTGAgcatttttctaaaatacaagaaattattttgttattcgaTTCAGAAACTATGGCTATTGGAAAagatcaaaatatgtattataccaaatgaatcattgaaaaataatttaattttcatctcTGTAGATTTAAGTTGTTAAGCATTTACAATTAGAAAATTaggaacaaaaaaataagtccataaatgataatattcaaattgtttaatcagcgatagaaaaaataaaattcataagtgGACAAATAGCATGCaacgtcataaaaaaaattaatgcaatAACAGCAAGAAAAATCCAGGCTTTATTGATTTTAAgacaataaatgataatataatgattcaCGAACACCCTTCTTAAACTtaggaattattattttcagatatACGATTTTCAAATAGGCTCCAATTACCCAATTACATCGGTTGATGTGGAACAATCGTTAagacatttcaaaaatattttaaaacctaaaaggtaaaatttaacatttaacatttaatcatttaaaataaattataattattcaatgcaacacacagtaaaaataattacaaatattcaagttttacgataataatattattttttttattttgtatgcacatttttataattaaatttaatgtattttccataaatttattgtacttgtattaaaaaacaaatttttcacggatattttcaagtttttagcaagtattatattaactatactttCATACTTGTGTatctacatataattttattttttattacatataaatccattccttaataattataaataataaattttataaatgtgtcATATAAATAacctatactgtatataattaatattggacCACGGCcaagtaaaaataaaccaactatacgcaaaattatattttatacgaaataacattttcattctaaacaaataaaccggtatgtataactataaaatataatgtattatattttcaattcagTCTCTGTTTGACTgaaatgtcatatttttatactgcagacggtaaaatgttttttaaatcgttttcaagaagaCCGGttgatattcaaaaaaattaatagaaaaatacttaCCAAAAATTACTACATGGCAAAAAGTGATCACAATAAATTGCAACAATTTATCAGCTTTGGGTAGCTGAAGCTACGCCACGAATAACATCAGCCACAACCGCTATTTTGTTTCCGCAATCCGtccatttgtatttttatcgcctaaaaaaacaaaacaaatattaactattataaatacaatatttaacaaataataataatacaagtagttgtttttgttttctgTACACACAAATCATACGGCACAATATAATGTCGGTTCCAAACTATAAGTGAATAGTTTAGTTTATTTGGAAGTTGGTcggaaactataatattaaaataaaataaccaatatcAGGTGATCTACCTACTATCTGGGTGGCTACTacccatataattattataatgctgaATAGTATTGTATgaaggtaatatttttaatttctagatAAAATCAGTACTTATTATCCAGATAAAAAAGATcatctttttaaatataggtatctatcaAAAAATTAAGTACTTCAAGTGTACTAGGTAttcatgtatttaatatatacatttttattaataatattaatttagacaaatgattattaataaaataatcatttttgttatgtataaattaactatttttcaatccgaaaatacaaaatataaaatacctaataaaagtttataatataaataaatatttaaaaattaaattttattctatatattatattttatatattttttatttatctggataagataaaaatatacctgtctaaatttaagataaaacacaatattatagtgatattaaaatgtgtagatatattattaatcacatCTACATTATAGTTTGCGGCCAATACAAAATCGATCTGTTaagataaattcaattatttacgcTTTTTACAGTATAAgcgttaaaactattaaaaaatctgCGTCTATTCtacgttatataaaaaaataaagcactggattttaataaaataaaataaaattattgataataataacatcacgTCATCACGTTAATCACGATGATTTTAAGTTTtcctaaaaagtatttaaaattgaactaagttaaataaaagtattaacaattattaattaattgaaaacatagtatataatataaaattataaatggtttagcagtagttttaaaattttagaataatttgatTAAGCAATTACTATTGTTATCAAAACaaccatgtatattttataagttttaaagtcTAAATCATGTACAGAAAATAGTCTAGTCCTACTTTCTAAGTGATATACTAGCCCACAACTGTTATATCGTTAATTTATACACTAAAACCTCACACAAGCGCACTAAAATTTGTTCTATttcattgttatacattttcctTCTTCATTTTTCTTCCAAAATTCTTTAATTTGTTAGTATCTGCTTTTTACATTGTCCAAGTTTCAGCTCCATAGCACACTTCGGATAAAATTAgagttttttatatatatatatttatattttataaagcctAAGTAGAATCAGTATTATTTGGAAAGCAAGCAACAGAATCGTCTTAAGAAATCGTTTAAGTTATTTTCACGTTGAACGATGTCCGAGTTATACCTTATAACGATATCATTATTCAAACagctacattataatatatttttatttatttatgttacaaCAACTTTTTACCTCGTAAAACCTATGTAAAAGACAGAAATTacgatttaaaaagttaaatgtaCGTAACAATATAACGTAAATTAAAGGGTAAAATTCCAGGTTTATACATGGATcccaattataatatcaatattctgTTAGGACAAAAACTAAATGCTTTTTACGtcagaaaattatgtaatatttactgAAAATACGTTAACGGAACTATAATAGAGAAACGTTTTCACAATTTCTTGTAGTTTCAcgatatgtaattaaaaatacatcaacGTATAAATTTTGCCTATATCTAGTGCCGTCGGGATCTACGTATAAACCTGGAATTTATAAATCGGGACCATATAAATCCGGACTGTACATATCAAGAACGTAGATATCTGGATCGTATAAATGTGGACCATACAAATCTGGACCGTAGTGTTCTGGACATAGATATCTGGAGCGTACAAACCTGGACCATACAATTCTACGGTCCAAATTTGTATGATCCACATTTATACGTTCCTGATGTGTACAGTCCGGGTTTATACGGTCCAGATTTATAAATTCCAGGTTTATACGCACCCCCCTCCGAAAGTTAAATTTTCTAAGCGTTTTCTGCGCACAACAACGTACTGTCAACTGTAgaaaatgttatcattaaatcaaattaatatacagTACGATtagtcaaatatattaaaattaattatacctgGTAATTAAACTACCGATTTACCGTACCGTTACTCCACTAGTGCTTCATGAAACAATTTGGAGAATCTAAACACCGAGGACAGCAAgagccattatattatatattattgtgatattggCAAAGGTGGTATTGTTTCAAATCTAATGCGGTGATAAGTTAATACCTATAGCATCTAcgtatttaaaagtaattaattttagattatgaaCGGAgcgatgtatattatgtatgttttttatttttttgtccgtcatcacttttttatgaaaattggaTACAAGATTGAAAGTTTCTCATAAGTAATTCTAACCAAAatctcttaaaaatataataagacacaattttttttttttataaatactaaaaatttacacgccaataatatgattatacatttatacatatcattGTTGAAGGGGTTTTTTCGTAACTTTATTATGaggaaatgcatatttttaacattaattgcatatatttatgattatatgtgTTATGTGTTATCTATaagtaaaacattaatatttattatgagtatttttttcataaaaataaaaattttcattaaatatatatacatatatgtgactttgaccaaaaaaaatactaaagccTTAATCCTGTAGGTATATACAACGGACATCACCTGTAATatctataagactataaaaattgatagtTTAAGGTTTCACTGTAGAAGTAGAATACATCATTAGTCAATAGTCAAAAACGTTTATGAAATAAAACGGGTTGTAATACATAAgttccaaataaaaaaaaaatggcgaggttggtatattaaatttgttatattacttGTTgactttagataatataatttaaaagttcacTAGTATGTAgttatacatcatatttataGCTTTTATTAACCTCTATGGCTCTATCTcgtcattatattttcaaaaatacataatatatatattgcgtaTATTAGTTATAACCACAGTCCATaggcataatatacaataacgtTGTTGAATTAGTATATTTCTATGATTATAACCTTTTAGGTTATCAAATATTAAGTAAtccgaaattttaaattaattagattagTTTATGAACACGTGTAGtgactaaaataataactataggtataggtaggtgCGCTGTAGTCTGCAGTATCCAAATCCaatatacatgcatattatggtttaattgttgtatataactttgtattattttcaaaggttaaaaatgcttcttatAAAATCCCGAGGGGGTgaacttattaaatatacataatttaatccTCACACGTGTATACACGGTAAAAAATATTTGCgcgtatagtttaatatattatatagggtaGTACATTATGATTGTCACGGACTGTCAGAAGTGTATACAAGATTTTCTTGAGGGGGATAAgagataaattcaaataattttttatgttgttgTAATCTTTTAACTtccaatttttaatcatttaagatattttataacaataactgcACTGTTTATAGGCAAGTACCGGATCTAAAAAAAGGGCAAGAGAGGGGGGGAACAACAAATATCTTCATTAACCGTTCTAATGCCTTTTTTCAATTCTACATGATAGTATTCACTCACATAAAATccgcaaaaaattatttaatcataatatatatatatgaaatttgcGCGCTTTTGGTGTGTGAacgttacttaaaatattaggtttaaTTTGTTGGCGGCGATAGGAGTCACCAACCGCACATACGTTTAGCTGctactatataatactacaatctattttttatgtacctataaaaaaatgtattgaattttatcTTGATAATTCGATAGGTACTTAGTGTTACCAATATGATTACCACAACTCATAATAAACGGAGATTAGCGATTTCCATTGTATTTAATCACAACGCACTATTATTGTGACGGATCAAtcgtacaaaaattataatagtgttaAGCAACTATGCAAGTGTGATCTTATAAACCTACACAAATTGGTACttacttttattattctaaCAAATAAACGAAGATTAAATATTCggcatgtataattattattaaccgaTATCCACAACCTTTGACATTTGCAATCGTATAGGTATGTTATCAATTAGTGTATTTTGCTAACATATAACTCGTTTCACGTCCTAATAAACACGTTTCATTCTAGGTGTTAAGTTCAACTGATAAAAATTACACGAATATCCAAATACAAAGTTGTATACCTATTCCCAAAGGTCAACGACGTAACCATgtatttttgttagtttatcCGTTCACAGTATGTTCTATGCGATTTGTaagaatacattaaatatttttttcataatcgttATAAGTCATTAGCTAATGTCTATgcaactaaaaatttaatttaagatttaatataggtaactatcaataaaaaaaaataatccatattataaaaattatttatcatgtcTATTCGTTATACGTTAAATAAGATCAAATTGTTCAATATTcatgtgtaaatatttatatgcatagtgcattaatgttttatttaaaaaaaaaaaaagcaaaaaaaacaTACAGCACTTACTAATAAACTGTTATACCATAGTAAATCTAACAAAACCTGTTGaagaaataggtacatattatcacttagaaaatcaacaataaattatattcatttcgaTCTTGATGACTAAGATGTTAGTACTTACGGTATTATGGTAAGGAAACGGTATATCTAACGCAATACCGGAAAATGCCGAAAAACCTTGAGAGCTGACATTCAAATCGAATACCTACCGgaattaaaaatgatgtatatacctaccataAAAATCGTCAAAGGCGTCATCCCATATGGccatatagtatacaatttattgcaCGGCTGTTTCGTCTATCGTGTCGTGTCCAAAAGTTGAGCTTGGTCCAACTCACGATAGATCATGGTTAGTAAACTATcccataatttattacaacggCCAAGCAGAATAGGATGCAAGGGGAACATAAAATGATGGACAACGTAGCTGTTGTGAACACAATATTGAACTGTACATAGGTACTTCAGGGTTTCCGTATACCATTTAAGCAGTATTTAACGATAACCGGTATACCCAATAGACCGTCAACCATATCTAGTCTTaagatttttacaattaaagtgtactaaagacaaaaaataataataataaaagatgaaTTAATTGAAAGCATAgtactataaataatgtaatattataaatgatacgcCTGATAATATTCACATTCTCTGGAGTCTACAGATGCCCGTTTTCTAATAACACTACTGTGAAGATATTATCACCTGTGAAAAAACGATAATTTGAAATGGATAAAACTACTTAATTTGACTCTTGTGtccgatattttaatataataataacagactATGTCTGGGCATGAGGTGATTTATTTGTATGACTTAAGAATGGTGCCAAAAATAAATTAGCCACGAAGATGATTAAGCAGACAAATAGAAATACAGGACACGGTGCAACTTTACAATGGCAATACACAATGATTTTAAAGATACATTTGATCGCTTGaacttaaaattaacagatgttgccatattttatcatttataattagtaatttatactcTTGGATAACATCCATTATCTATGAGATAAAATAGTACAatcaaataacaaaatgttgttCAATTCATAAACTAGTTTCAATTTTCCATAAATACTTCAAATAGAACAGAGATTGtattatgaatgttaataatcaaaatatacattcaattataaaatctcAATAGGtatgttaacatttaaatgAAAAGGATTCCACACCCACATTAACTACATCCTGTTTTACacatagataatatatgttaagcagattaaatttaattgttttaatatttaaaagaaagcTCAGGCAATGCCACAATTtacttaaacaataaaacataaataaatagttaaaggTAAGTATGCTGtcacatatttgtataatgaaaACAACAAAGTATGAGTGTAGCATGCTCTTAAAACCTTAACATTATTTGAGCAAGCagtagttttttataataataataaggaaaattttttgaattaaatataaacacttcgataagaataaataaaatctgacgaaaagcttaaattattcttttgttGAAATAATAGAGTATTTAATTCACATTTAAAGATCAACAgtaattaaacaaaacataacattttaataattttaataaataatatcaataattaaataaaataactgttgTTGTTATATtctttgtttattgttttatagatGAATAGTTTTatcttgtaaaaattattacatgtgTTATAATGACCTCAACTTATTCGCGttcttacaaattaaaatagaaatagaacatgaagaaaaataaatattaaaatcgacttgatttttttaaaataaaattataaaatatcatccaTAAGGAAAATAGTTAATTGAACGCGAAAAGTGGTTAGAACTTTGTTTTTGTTTCAtacaatcaatatattttttttgattttaaaaattattattataaaacttataagtaGTCTATGAAGAACAACAAAAAAACttaacgtttttttaaaatttttttttaaataatacttaatacttaatacttaaaatggTAATCAAACTTTGGTTTTTAATCAGTTGTTTTCACCATTTTCATGACTTTTGATAATTTCGTTCTGAGGCTTTTCTGCTTCTAGGTTATGGCCATTAGCTTGGTCTGTTGATTTTGGTGAAATAGAGCCTGCATCGTTTTCAGATAAGCTCTTTCTGTTATCCTTATTACTGCTGCTACGTCTCCTGAATCTACCGCCATACTTTCGACCTCCTTTAGGCGGTGGAGAAACAGGTTCAGGGTTTTCAAAATGCATAATTATAGTAGttacaatattttctttatcaTCATCAGAAAGTTCAGGCAATTTTTCTTTAATAGCATCTTTGAAACCATCTTTATTCTCCTAGAAATAAGTCAATTAATAAACTAcatatataaccatataataaattaatatagttcaGGAGAAAACAAAATTAGTGATGCAACTAACGGTCCATAAAGATTGAAGTGTCATGTAATCAATGTTAGCTTTGGCAATGGAATTACGATAACTTATAGCTTTCTTGCGATCTAAGGCAGTTGTTTGGTATGACAAAGACTTATGATAAACCGTATTTAGTGACTTCTGTCTCGCCAACAACTCTTGAGTGCTATGTAATGTCTGTACTTCAGAATCTATGCTTGTAAGGAATGTAGATAATGCCTTGGCCTTAGTTTCTTCAGAAACTTCACTTCCAGTTACTACTTCTTTCCCATCATCATTACCACTTTCCAAAGTTACACATAAATGCTGaacaatctaaaataattttaataacgaataagctaataataatatgaaatatcaaa includes:
- the LOC132932041 gene encoding maternal protein exuperantia, with translation MVQNTEIVDVSNNTVTLDNLSDYMVVGWDIDTTGRRLLDEICHIAGHTPNSTFNQYIMPHNDIDQVARRRHLLCTITMGRFRALKDIKNNKTLKSKSEISALAEFIEWLEQMLKDNGKKMAILVCHEVTKFNTCLLIKSLLAYNLLDKFSEVVKGFANCHSFAQTHCQDTMVMFSLRVLSKVLLDKDHIDTSKATDRAKLAYDIVQHLCVTLESGNDDGKEVVTGSEVSEETKAKALSTFLTSIDSEVQTLHSTQELLARQKSLNTVYHKSLSYQTTALDRKKAISYRNSIAKANIDYMTLQSLWTENKDGFKDAIKEKLPELSDDDKENIVTTIIMHFENPEPVSPPPKGGRKYGGRFRRRSSSNKDNRKSLSENDAGSISPKSTDQANGHNLEAEKPQNEIIKSHENGENN